From a region of the Bradyrhizobium sp. KBS0727 genome:
- a CDS encoding ABC transporter permease — MPDLDYRQKAWSAGLIVLFFVAWELFCVMTGMSDLVLPRPSQVFVTLFQKFPILWPHILQTLATTMIGFVLGVGLGVVLGAVIGVSKTAYDTCYPLLVGFSSIPKVAVVPIFVLWFGSGSVPAVLTALSICFFPIVVNIATGLATTEPELEDVLKALGASKLDILWNVGLPRTMPFFFASLKVAISYAFVGAVLSETVASNRGIGNVMMTASSNFNVPLVFAGLFVLAGLGVALYVIFSVIEGRVTGWATRKNDLIAT, encoded by the coding sequence ATGCCCGATCTCGATTATCGCCAAAAAGCCTGGTCGGCGGGATTGATCGTCTTGTTCTTTGTCGCGTGGGAATTGTTCTGCGTGATGACCGGGATGTCCGACCTGGTGCTGCCGCGTCCGTCGCAGGTGTTCGTCACGCTGTTCCAGAAATTCCCGATCCTGTGGCCGCATATCCTGCAGACCCTGGCGACCACCATGATCGGCTTCGTGCTTGGCGTCGGCCTCGGTGTCGTGCTTGGCGCGGTGATCGGCGTCTCCAAGACCGCCTACGATACCTGCTATCCGCTGCTGGTCGGCTTCTCCTCGATCCCGAAGGTCGCCGTGGTGCCGATCTTCGTACTGTGGTTCGGCTCCGGTTCGGTGCCGGCGGTGCTGACGGCGCTGTCGATCTGCTTCTTTCCGATCGTCGTCAACATCGCGACCGGGCTCGCGACCACCGAGCCCGAACTCGAAGACGTGCTTAAGGCGCTCGGCGCCAGCAAATTAGACATTCTCTGGAATGTCGGCCTGCCCCGCACGATGCCGTTCTTCTTTGCGTCGCTGAAGGTTGCGATCTCCTACGCCTTTGTCGGCGCCGTGCTGTCCGAGACCGTCGCCTCCAACCGCGGCATCGGCAACGTCATGATGACCGCATCGTCCAATTTCAATGTGCCGCTGGTGTTCGCCGGCCTGTTCGTGCTCGCCGGCCTCGGCGTCGCGCTCTACGTGATCTTCTCTGTCATCGAGGGGCGCGTCACCGGCTGGGCCACCCGCAAGAACGATCTGATCGCAACCTGA
- a CDS encoding ABC transporter ATP-binding protein, which produces MQPDQEFKGAPVPSAAMPIAIELSDASVTFGRGDRAVPALSATSLRIADGEFVALVGPSGCGKSTILRLVSGLVQPTTGVVIVGGREVAARALRVGMAFQNPTMLPWMTIERNIMLPLKIVEPFRSQFRKLRKTEFRDKANTLLEQVGLKGFGSRYPWQLSGGMLQRANLCRALIHEPRMLLLDEPFGALDQFTREELWSILQGLWIAHKPTVLLVTHDLREAAFLGSRICVMSARPGRIVDDSRVDFERPRTVARTFEPDFVALNQKLRAFIVDARTAAKETASKQGVA; this is translated from the coding sequence ATGCAACCAGATCAGGAATTCAAGGGCGCGCCGGTTCCGTCCGCCGCCATGCCGATTGCGATCGAACTGTCGGACGCCTCCGTTACCTTCGGCCGCGGCGACCGCGCGGTGCCGGCGCTATCGGCCACGAGCTTGCGGATCGCCGACGGCGAGTTTGTCGCCCTGGTCGGGCCGTCCGGCTGCGGTAAGTCCACCATCTTGCGGCTGGTCTCAGGACTGGTGCAGCCGACCACCGGCGTCGTCATCGTCGGTGGCCGTGAAGTCGCTGCGCGTGCGCTGCGCGTCGGCATGGCGTTCCAGAATCCGACCATGCTGCCCTGGATGACGATCGAGCGGAACATCATGCTGCCGCTCAAGATCGTCGAACCGTTCCGCTCGCAATTCCGCAAACTGCGCAAGACCGAATTCCGCGACAAGGCCAATACGCTCTTGGAGCAGGTCGGCCTCAAGGGGTTCGGCAGCCGTTATCCCTGGCAACTCTCCGGCGGCATGCTTCAGCGCGCGAATCTGTGCCGCGCCTTGATTCATGAGCCGCGCATGCTGCTGCTCGATGAACCCTTCGGCGCGCTTGACCAGTTCACCCGTGAAGAGCTGTGGTCGATCCTTCAGGGCCTCTGGATCGCGCACAAGCCGACCGTGCTGCTGGTGACCCATGATCTGCGCGAAGCGGCGTTCCTCGGCAGCCGCATCTGCGTGATGAGCGCGCGGCCGGGCCGCATCGTCGACGACAGCCGTGTCGACTTCGAGCGCCCGCGCACGGTCGCCAGAACCTTCGAGCCGGATTTCGTCGCGCTCAACCAGAAACTTCGCGCGTTCATCGTCGACGCAAGAACTGCCGCAAAAGAGACGGCGTCAAAACAGGGAGTGGCCTGA
- a CDS encoding GntR family transcriptional regulator translates to MAPRPGSKTAESSDKVSVICRALRRAIIEQALAPGAKLPEDSLGERFGVSRTIARHALGQLAAEGLVELRRNRIAVVATPSWQEARDAFDIRIELERLVVRQLAGKLTKAQVAELTAHVDAEDGARDGTDAVSIRLATEFHILLAHMTNSPILVRYVSEVAYRCCLTLSLYSRPHSSECAINEHRAIIAALVKGDESKVMGLMHSHLDSVANRALVAPVPQRGRDLLDILAPYAEEGDSGRVVKMPKVVRAR, encoded by the coding sequence ATGGCGCCTCGTCCAGGCAGTAAGACTGCGGAATCGTCCGACAAGGTCAGCGTGATCTGCCGCGCGCTTCGCCGCGCCATTATCGAGCAGGCACTGGCGCCGGGCGCGAAATTGCCGGAGGATTCGCTGGGCGAACGCTTCGGCGTTAGCCGCACCATTGCCCGTCACGCGCTGGGACAACTCGCGGCAGAGGGCCTGGTCGAGCTGCGCCGCAACCGGATCGCCGTGGTGGCAACGCCAAGCTGGCAGGAAGCCCGCGACGCCTTCGATATCAGGATCGAACTCGAACGGCTGGTGGTGCGCCAGCTCGCCGGCAAGCTGACCAAGGCGCAGGTCGCCGAGCTGACCGCCCATGTCGATGCCGAGGACGGCGCCCGCGACGGCACCGACGCGGTATCCATCAGGTTGGCGACCGAATTTCACATCCTGCTCGCCCATATGACGAACAGTCCGATTCTCGTGCGTTATGTCAGCGAAGTCGCGTATCGCTGCTGCCTGACCTTATCCTTGTACAGCCGCCCGCATTCCTCGGAATGCGCGATCAACGAACACCGCGCCATCATCGCCGCGCTGGTCAAGGGCGACGAGAGCAAGGTGATGGGCTTGATGCACAGCCATCTGGATTCGGTCGCCAATCGCGCGCTGGTCGCCCCTGTCCCGCAGCGCGGCCGCGATTTGCTGGATATTTTGGCGCCTTATGCGGAAGAAGGCGATAGCGGGCGGGTGGTGAAGATGCCGAAGGTGGTGCGGGCGAGGTAG
- a CDS encoding nuclear transport factor 2 family protein gives MSVVAKAEPKALSDAEVVEAYLTASMIPDPDAAAAYMKAGTIITFTGGREFDHPRGPTGFNARRYRWVKKKMDRFDVCPGVDETVVYSVGTLYGEWIDGSPFEGNRYVDRFVVKGGQIVKMDVWNDSAERILVKRGIEA, from the coding sequence ATGTCTGTTGTCGCGAAAGCCGAGCCCAAAGCCCTGTCGGATGCCGAGGTCGTGGAGGCCTATCTGACGGCCTCGATGATCCCGGATCCGGATGCCGCCGCGGCCTATATGAAGGCCGGCACGATCATCACCTTCACCGGCGGTCGCGAATTCGATCATCCGCGCGGGCCGACCGGTTTCAACGCGCGACGCTATCGCTGGGTCAAGAAAAAGATGGACCGCTTCGACGTGTGCCCAGGGGTCGATGAGACCGTGGTCTACAGCGTCGGCACGCTCTACGGCGAATGGATCGACGGCTCGCCGTTCGAGGGCAATCGCTATGTCGACCGCTTCGTGGTGAAAGGCGGCCAGATCGTGAAGATGGACGTCTGGAACGACAGCGCCGAGCGGATTCTGGTGAAGCGGGGGATTGAGGCGTAG
- a CDS encoding amidohydrolase family protein, translating into MNAKTAFDLIFRNARTRTSPTPVDIGVSGGRIAAIAPKLACEALEVEVGGKLVLPGFVDTHIHLDKACLLGRCGHDHATVSEAIAAVAAMKRDFTVEDVYARGARVIERAIVHGTTRMRTHVEIDPRIALRGFEAVKALKRDYAWAIDLSICVFPQEGLTNDPGAEELLVAALRDGGEAIGGCPYMDTDPNAQLEKLFDLAQQFDVDVDLHLDFDLDPSWWHMEEVCRQTERRNYQGRVAIGHATKLSALPPDRLQAATARLAKSGVAVTVLPATDLYLMGRDATHNAPRGLTVAHKLVENGVLCSVATNNVLNPFTPFGDASLLRMANFYANVAHAGISEFDACLDLVTELPARLMNLRDYGIAEGNPADLIVLDTDSGANAIAEMPDMLMGFKSGRQVFARPRPTLFPPQG; encoded by the coding sequence ATGAACGCGAAAACGGCCTTCGATCTGATCTTCCGCAATGCGCGGACGCGGACCTCCCCCACCCCGGTCGATATCGGCGTCTCCGGCGGCCGGATCGCCGCCATTGCACCAAAGCTTGCCTGCGAAGCTCTCGAGGTCGAGGTCGGCGGAAAACTGGTGCTGCCCGGCTTCGTCGACACCCATATTCACTTGGACAAGGCCTGCCTGCTCGGCCGCTGCGGGCACGACCACGCGACCGTCAGCGAGGCCATTGCCGCGGTCGCGGCGATGAAGCGCGATTTCACCGTGGAAGACGTCTATGCCCGCGGCGCCCGCGTGATCGAGCGCGCCATCGTGCACGGCACCACGCGGATGCGCACCCATGTGGAGATCGACCCGCGCATCGCGCTGCGCGGTTTCGAGGCGGTCAAGGCGCTGAAGCGGGATTATGCCTGGGCCATCGACCTGTCGATCTGCGTGTTTCCGCAGGAAGGCCTCACCAACGATCCCGGCGCCGAGGAACTCTTGGTCGCCGCACTTCGCGACGGCGGCGAGGCGATCGGCGGCTGTCCCTATATGGACACCGATCCGAACGCGCAACTCGAAAAACTGTTCGACCTGGCGCAGCAGTTCGACGTCGACGTCGACCTGCATCTCGACTTCGATCTCGATCCGTCGTGGTGGCACATGGAAGAGGTGTGCCGGCAGACCGAACGCCGCAATTATCAAGGCCGCGTCGCCATCGGACACGCCACAAAACTGTCGGCGCTGCCGCCGGACCGGCTGCAGGCCGCGACCGCGCGGCTGGCGAAATCAGGCGTCGCCGTCACCGTGCTGCCCGCGACCGACCTCTATCTGATGGGCCGCGATGCCACCCATAATGCGCCACGCGGGCTGACGGTGGCGCACAAGCTCGTCGAAAACGGCGTGCTGTGTTCGGTCGCGACCAACAACGTGCTCAATCCCTTCACGCCGTTCGGCGATGCGTCCCTGCTGCGGATGGCGAATTTCTACGCCAACGTCGCGCATGCCGGTATCAGCGAGTTCGACGCCTGCCTCGATCTGGTGACGGAGTTGCCGGCGCGCCTGATGAACCTGCGCGACTACGGCATCGCTGAGGGCAATCCGGCCGATCTCATCGTGCTCGATACCGACAGCGGCGCCAACGCGATTGCGGAAATGCCGGACATGCTGATGGGCTTCAAGAGCGGCCGCCAGGTTTTTGCGCGGCCACGGCCGACGCTGTTTCCGCCTCAGGGTTAG
- a CDS encoding mandelate racemase/muconate lactonizing enzyme family protein, which produces MTKASQIRSVETLACDAGWRNYHFVKIMTEDGIVGWSEYDEGFGAPGVTAAIERLAARVVGKNAFQHERIYAELFSATRPAAGGVVALALGAIENALLDVKAKALGVPCYDLLGGKIRDKIRVYWSHCATWRINHPDWFKPAITDLDGVKGIGREVREKGFTALKTNVFVYIDGKPQGWRPGFGSPFEPEINVDRTVLRNLCMHLEAIRDGAGPDVDLLLDLNFNAKTEGYLKILRAIKDMDMFWVEIDTFNPQALGYIRRQSPHPISSCETLLGLREFLPYFNEQAMDVAIIDTPWNGVWQSMKIAAAAEHFEVNVAPHNFYGHLCTMMNAHFSAAVPNLRIMETDIDRLAWDHELFTHVPEIVDGHLIIPDRPGWGTEPNEEGLRAHPPKSKGGLLNYGLKK; this is translated from the coding sequence ATGACCAAGGCATCCCAAATAAGAAGCGTCGAAACGCTCGCCTGCGACGCCGGCTGGCGCAACTACCACTTCGTCAAGATCATGACCGAAGACGGCATCGTCGGTTGGAGCGAATATGACGAGGGCTTCGGCGCGCCCGGCGTGACGGCGGCGATCGAGCGGCTCGCCGCGCGCGTGGTCGGCAAGAATGCGTTCCAGCATGAGCGGATTTACGCGGAACTGTTTTCGGCGACGCGGCCCGCCGCCGGCGGCGTGGTGGCGCTGGCGCTTGGCGCCATCGAGAACGCGCTGCTCGACGTCAAGGCCAAGGCGCTCGGCGTGCCCTGCTACGACCTGCTCGGCGGCAAGATCCGCGACAAAATTCGCGTCTACTGGTCGCATTGCGCGACCTGGCGCATCAACCACCCCGACTGGTTCAAGCCGGCGATCACCGATCTCGACGGCGTCAAGGGAATCGGCCGTGAAGTCCGCGAAAAGGGTTTTACGGCGCTGAAGACCAACGTCTTCGTCTACATCGACGGCAAGCCGCAGGGCTGGCGCCCCGGCTTCGGCTCGCCATTCGAGCCCGAAATCAATGTCGATCGCACTGTGCTGCGCAATCTCTGCATGCACCTCGAAGCCATCCGCGACGGTGCCGGGCCCGATGTCGACCTGCTGCTCGACCTCAACTTCAACGCCAAGACCGAGGGCTATCTCAAGATCCTGCGCGCCATCAAGGACATGGACATGTTCTGGGTCGAGATCGACACCTTCAACCCGCAGGCGCTGGGTTACATCCGCCGCCAGAGCCCGCACCCGATCTCCTCCTGCGAGACGCTGTTGGGCCTGCGCGAATTCCTGCCCTACTTCAACGAACAGGCGATGGACGTCGCCATCATCGACACGCCGTGGAACGGGGTCTGGCAATCGATGAAGATCGCGGCCGCCGCCGAGCATTTCGAGGTCAACGTCGCCCCGCATAATTTCTACGGCCACCTCTGCACCATGATGAACGCGCATTTCTCGGCAGCGGTGCCTAATCTGCGCATCATGGAAACCGACATCGATCGGCTGGCGTGGGACCATGAGCTGTTCACGCATGTGCCCGAGATCGTCGACGGCCACCTCATCATCCCGGACCGGCCGGGCTGGGGCACCGAACCCAACGAGGAAGGCCTGCGCGCCCACCCGCCGAAGAGCAAGGGCGGGCTGCTGAATTATGGGCTGAAGAAGTGA
- a CDS encoding ABC transporter substrate-binding protein: MQIRRETRLTSALVAAIALAFAPFAAQRAAAAGVTDTEIRIGNIMPYTGPLTGFAAIGRAEAAYFDMVNERGGINGRKIKFISRDDSSNPVTALEETKNLVEEQNVVLMFGSFGTPGNLATRKYLNEKNIPQLFVASGDEEWAHPKKFPWTMGWQPTFRSEGRIYANYIQASYADRKIAVLWQNDQFGRDLFRGLQEGLGVTANHIVADIAIEADMSIDSQVDILKASGAEVLVLNCAPPISARAIRRAAELDWHPVLLLVNAAASIANALRPAGLENAIGVISTSFLKDTGDTTWKEDPAIKTWLAFMDKYYPDGDKDDSYAIFGYAAAETLLQVLTQCGDDLSRENIMRQAASLKNYQSPIVLPGIAINTGPSDFRPIKQMRLVQFDGTAWQPIGDVIESAFAASPGDN, from the coding sequence ATGCAAATAAGAAGAGAAACCCGACTAACGTCAGCCCTTGTCGCCGCCATAGCCCTGGCGTTTGCTCCGTTCGCTGCTCAGCGAGCCGCGGCCGCCGGGGTCACCGATACCGAAATCCGCATCGGCAACATCATGCCCTATACCGGGCCGCTGACGGGGTTTGCGGCGATCGGAAGGGCCGAGGCCGCCTATTTCGACATGGTCAACGAGCGCGGCGGCATCAACGGACGCAAGATCAAGTTCATTTCCCGCGACGACAGCTCCAACCCGGTGACGGCGCTCGAGGAGACCAAGAATCTGGTCGAAGAGCAGAACGTGGTGCTGATGTTCGGCTCGTTCGGCACGCCGGGCAATCTGGCGACGCGAAAATATCTCAATGAGAAGAATATCCCGCAGCTCTTTGTCGCGTCCGGCGACGAGGAGTGGGCGCATCCGAAGAAATTTCCCTGGACGATGGGCTGGCAGCCGACGTTCCGCTCCGAGGGCCGGATCTACGCCAATTACATCCAGGCTTCCTATGCGGACCGCAAGATCGCGGTGCTGTGGCAGAACGATCAGTTCGGCCGCGATCTGTTCAGGGGACTGCAGGAGGGGCTCGGGGTCACCGCCAACCACATCGTGGCGGATATTGCCATCGAGGCGGACATGTCGATCGATTCCCAGGTCGACATCCTCAAGGCATCCGGCGCCGAGGTGCTGGTGCTCAACTGCGCGCCGCCGATCTCGGCGCGCGCCATCCGCCGCGCGGCGGAGCTCGACTGGCATCCGGTGCTGCTGCTGGTCAATGCGGCGGCTTCGATCGCCAATGCGCTGCGGCCGGCGGGGCTGGAGAACGCCATCGGCGTGATCTCGACCTCGTTCCTGAAGGACACCGGCGACACCACCTGGAAGGAAGACCCGGCCATCAAGACGTGGCTCGCCTTCATGGATAAATATTACCCCGACGGCGACAAGGACGACAGCTACGCCATCTTCGGCTATGCTGCGGCCGAAACCCTGTTGCAGGTGTTGACCCAGTGCGGCGACGACCTGTCGCGCGAGAACATCATGCGGCAGGCGGCATCGCTGAAGAACTACCAGAGTCCGATCGTGCTGCCGGGCATTGCGATCAACACCGGGCCTTCCGACTTTCGCCCCATCAAACAGATGCGGCTGGTGCAGTTCGACGGCACCGCGTGGCAGCCGATCGGCGACGTGATCGAAAGCGCGTTCGCCGCGAGCCCGGGGGATAATTAG
- a CDS encoding hydantoinase/oxoprolinase family protein, translated as MYRIGVDVGGTYTDLVATDETGRTVFAKSPSTPADQSIGVMAGLEELARRLHVTRAEMLAATDRLVHGTTVATNALLERKGAKVALLTTEGHRDVIEMREGLKPDRYDLRSPPPEPLVPRELRFGLRERLRANGEVSSPLDPRSLDDAIAGIKKSGATSVAVCFLHAYINPAHELAAVDRLTQALPGISVSRSSDVLPQIKEYERVSTTIVNGYVEPIVRRYLTNLETRLTEAGFKGSLFVVLSHGGMAPVEEASRLAAGTVLSGPAGGMSGGRRCAALVEIPDLVPFDMGGTSTDISLISGGQASLSADGMLAGQRIALRSLDIASIAAGGGSIASVDAGRTLRVGPESAGSVPGPACYGNGGLAATVTDANVVLGYLDAAAFMGGKRPLDRAASEAAIDRVAAALELSQAEAAAGIYRMINLKMADGIRLMTLRRGVDPRKFALLSFGGAAGLHAAEVARELEIKRIIVPTVASVLSAWGMLTSDLRYEVSRTHYGTGARITAGEVHALFAELEAQAAGRLRSWFAGPIAIERSAEMRYGEQIFEIDVSLDGLDWNADNLVDQIEDRFHVKHEELYTYASRGQEVVFVNARVAAVGEVAQRGQDTRPAPSSGACAPRGQRQAFFGGWREVPVYALDDLRPGHTLAGPAIIEAETTTVLVDTGDRVTVNALGWLDIALR; from the coding sequence ATGTACAGGATTGGCGTTGACGTCGGCGGCACCTACACCGATCTGGTGGCCACGGATGAAACCGGACGGACCGTATTCGCGAAATCACCATCGACCCCGGCGGATCAATCGATCGGCGTGATGGCGGGACTGGAAGAGCTGGCGCGTCGCCTGCACGTCACGCGCGCGGAGATGCTGGCTGCGACCGACCGCCTCGTTCATGGCACCACAGTCGCGACCAATGCGCTGCTGGAGCGCAAGGGCGCCAAGGTCGCGCTGCTCACGACCGAAGGCCATCGCGACGTCATCGAAATGCGCGAGGGCCTCAAGCCGGACCGCTACGATCTGCGCTCGCCGCCGCCCGAGCCGCTGGTGCCGCGCGAATTGCGGTTCGGCTTGCGCGAACGGTTGAGGGCGAACGGCGAGGTTTCGAGTCCGCTCGACCCGCGCTCGCTCGATGATGCCATTGCCGGCATCAAGAAATCCGGTGCGACTTCGGTCGCGGTGTGCTTCCTGCACGCCTACATCAATCCGGCGCACGAGCTCGCCGCGGTTGATCGGCTGACGCAGGCGCTGCCCGGCATCAGCGTTTCCCGCTCCAGCGATGTGCTGCCGCAGATCAAGGAATACGAGCGCGTCTCGACCACGATCGTGAACGGCTATGTCGAGCCGATCGTGCGGCGCTACCTCACCAATCTCGAAACGCGCCTGACGGAGGCCGGCTTCAAGGGCTCGCTGTTCGTGGTACTGTCGCATGGCGGCATGGCGCCGGTCGAGGAGGCGTCGCGGCTCGCCGCGGGCACGGTGCTGTCGGGCCCCGCCGGCGGCATGTCGGGAGGACGGCGCTGTGCTGCGCTGGTCGAAATTCCCGATTTGGTGCCGTTCGACATGGGCGGCACCAGCACGGATATCTCGTTGATATCGGGCGGGCAGGCCTCGCTGTCCGCGGACGGCATGCTCGCCGGCCAGCGCATCGCGTTGCGCAGCCTCGACATTGCGAGCATCGCGGCCGGCGGCGGCTCGATCGCCAGCGTCGATGCCGGCCGCACTTTGCGCGTTGGCCCGGAAAGCGCGGGCTCGGTGCCGGGCCCGGCCTGCTACGGCAACGGCGGCCTGGCAGCCACCGTCACCGATGCCAATGTCGTGCTCGGCTATCTCGATGCCGCCGCCTTCATGGGCGGCAAACGCCCGCTCGATCGCGCGGCGTCGGAAGCCGCCATCGATCGCGTCGCCGCGGCGCTGGAATTGTCGCAGGCGGAAGCCGCCGCCGGCATCTACCGCATGATCAATCTGAAGATGGCCGACGGCATCCGCCTGATGACCCTGCGCCGTGGCGTTGACCCGCGAAAATTTGCGCTGCTCAGTTTTGGCGGCGCGGCGGGACTTCATGCGGCGGAAGTGGCGCGCGAGCTCGAGATCAAGCGCATCATCGTGCCGACGGTGGCGTCGGTGCTGTCGGCCTGGGGCATGCTGACCAGCGATCTCCGCTACGAAGTCAGCCGCACGCATTACGGTACGGGCGCGCGCATCACCGCGGGCGAAGTCCATGCGCTGTTTGCCGAGCTGGAAGCGCAGGCCGCCGGCCGGCTTCGTTCTTGGTTCGCTGGACCGATCGCGATCGAGCGCTCCGCCGAGATGCGCTACGGCGAGCAGATTTTTGAGATCGACGTTTCGCTCGATGGGCTGGACTGGAATGCGGACAATCTCGTCGATCAAATCGAGGACCGTTTCCACGTCAAGCATGAGGAACTCTACACCTACGCTTCGCGCGGCCAGGAAGTCGTGTTCGTCAACGCCCGCGTCGCAGCCGTCGGCGAAGTCGCGCAACGCGGGCAGGATACCAGGCCTGCACCGTCTTCCGGCGCCTGTGCGCCGCGCGGCCAACGGCAAGCCTTCTTCGGCGGCTGGCGCGAGGTGCCGGTCTATGCGCTCGATGACCTCAGGCCCGGGCATACCTTGGCGGGTCCAGCGATCATCGAAGCCGAGACCACGACGGTGCTGGTCGACACCGGCGACCGCGTCACGGTGAATGCGCTCGGCTGGCTCGATATTGCGTTGCGGTGA
- a CDS encoding hydantoinase B/oxoprolinase family protein, with product MSAKIDPITRSVVQHRLSSIVKEMGEAMLRTSYSQILNSSRDFSLAICDTDARLIAQADHLPVHVGALPWATIAVEERFKDVKPGDVILLNDPYHGGSHLPDLTVFVPVFAGERRLLWTIVRAHQSDIGGGTHGAYNPAATEIFQEGLRIPPIKLYEAGKPRADLLDLLALNVRNPREFRGDLAAMLGAAQLGERRVSRLFSEFGAPVVEAAIEAILDTTEQQTRAVVSTWKDGVFHGEAFLDDDGHGRSDIRIAAKVTKKGSDIEVDLSGSDPQSTSFVNSSHANMQAAVAMAFAYLIDAEIPKNTGALRPLKVIAKQGTIVWADPGRPVTLCTSHPSNEIVEAIVKAMSASCPERAMAGWSRRFRIAIQGEDPRTGKNFIWHLFQARPGGGASSGGDGWSSIGEWHSVGGLKFGSLEVAETRFPLHFRQHEFRPGSGGDGQFRGGLGVALDLVLEIDKPARGNTAGDGARHGPCGMLGGEDGKPHHYRLLSEGREPRVLRTKEVGIELRPGDCLEIRSSGGGGWGPPSERSAEARQRDREQGLTEVPAEQRS from the coding sequence ATTGATCCCATCACGCGCTCCGTCGTCCAGCACCGGCTCAGTTCGATAGTCAAGGAGATGGGCGAGGCGATGCTTCGCACCTCCTATTCGCAGATACTGAATTCCAGCCGCGATTTCTCGCTGGCGATTTGCGACACCGACGCTCGCCTGATCGCGCAGGCCGACCACCTTCCGGTCCACGTCGGCGCGCTGCCGTGGGCGACGATCGCGGTCGAGGAGCGGTTCAAGGACGTCAAGCCCGGCGACGTCATTCTGCTCAACGATCCCTATCATGGCGGCAGCCACCTGCCTGACTTGACCGTCTTCGTGCCGGTATTTGCCGGCGAACGGCGACTGCTCTGGACCATCGTACGCGCGCATCAGAGCGATATCGGCGGCGGCACCCATGGCGCCTATAACCCCGCGGCCACCGAAATCTTTCAGGAAGGCCTGCGGATTCCGCCGATCAAGCTCTACGAGGCCGGCAAGCCGCGCGCCGACCTGCTCGATCTCTTGGCGCTCAACGTCCGCAACCCCCGCGAATTTCGCGGCGACCTCGCGGCGATGCTGGGGGCGGCGCAGTTGGGCGAGCGGCGCGTATCAAGATTGTTCAGCGAATTCGGCGCGCCGGTCGTCGAAGCCGCGATCGAAGCCATTCTGGATACGACCGAGCAGCAGACCCGCGCCGTGGTCTCGACCTGGAAAGACGGCGTATTTCACGGCGAGGCGTTTCTCGACGACGACGGCCATGGCCGCAGCGATATCCGTATTGCTGCGAAGGTGACCAAGAAGGGCAGCGACATCGAGGTCGATCTTTCCGGCTCCGACCCGCAATCGACCAGCTTCGTCAATTCCTCGCATGCCAACATGCAGGCCGCCGTCGCGATGGCCTTTGCGTACCTGATCGACGCCGAGATACCCAAGAACACCGGCGCGCTGCGTCCGCTCAAGGTGATCGCCAAACAGGGCACCATCGTCTGGGCCGATCCCGGCCGGCCGGTGACGCTGTGCACCAGCCATCCCTCCAACGAAATCGTCGAGGCGATCGTCAAGGCGATGTCGGCTTCCTGTCCGGAACGGGCGATGGCGGGCTGGAGCCGACGGTTCCGGATCGCCATCCAGGGTGAAGACCCGCGCACCGGCAAGAACTTCATCTGGCATCTGTTCCAGGCGCGCCCGGGCGGCGGCGCGTCGTCCGGGGGCGACGGCTGGTCGTCGATCGGCGAATGGCACAGCGTCGGCGGGCTCAAATTCGGCAGCCTTGAAGTGGCCGAGACCCGTTTTCCGTTGCATTTCCGTCAGCACGAATTCCGCCCTGGCTCCGGCGGCGATGGTCAGTTTCGCGGCGGGCTCGGCGTCGCGCTCGATCTCGTGCTCGAAATCGACAAGCCCGCGCGCGGCAACACCGCGGGCGACGGCGCTCGCCATGGCCCGTGCGGCATGCTCGGTGGCGAGGACGGCAAGCCGCATCACTATCGCCTGCTGTCCGAGGGCCGCGAGCCCCGCGTGTTGCGCACCAAGGAAGTCGGCATCGAGCTGCGTCCGGGCGATTGTCTCGAAATCCGCTCCTCCGGCGGTGGCGGCTGGGGGCCACCGTCGGAGCGTTCGGCAGAAGCGCGGCAGCGCGATCGCGAACAGGGCCTCACTGAAGTTCCGGCGGAGCAGCGTAGCTAA